GCGCGACCCCCTCGATACGGGTTTGGGACGGTACGCTCGCCGGCGCGAGGGAGACGATCGAGGTCAACCAGAGGCCGGCGGGCATCGCGGCGACGATCTCACCAAGAAGGCGACGCCAGGCGTCCCGGCCGAGGTAGACGGCTTCCAGCGTTTCGGCACGCCTGGCGAGCGAGTCGCGAAGGGCGTTGACGTCGATTCCCTCGTCGAGCGGACCCGCCAAGGCGGAGTCGGCGACCGCCCGCGAGAGGGCGGCGCCGAGTTCCGAGCTTCGACGGGAGAGGGTGTGAAGCGAAAGCAGCGTGTAGGTCAGGCTTCCCAGGATGGAGAGCGCAAGAAGCCCCGTCTGCCACGGAACTCGCCATTTCTCGGCGACCTGCGCCCTTCCTCTCGGATCCCCTCCGGTCTCGACCTCGAGCAGGTTGACCTCTATCACGACGGGCTCCCATGTCGGTCCGCAGGCATTCCGCGCGAGCGCAGCGAGCGGCTACACACCGCGTAGGGCGAGTCCTAGGGCTATCCCGAACTGCGGAGCCTGGGAGTCGAGGTCGAAGTCGCAGGTGAGCTCGGGTGCGAAGCGAGCTCTGCGGAACGGGTTCAAGGCTTCGCACTCCACGAGGAGGCTCTCGCTCAATGCGGAGATGAAGGTCACGTCCCGGCTCACTCCGCCGGTGACGAAGATTCTGCCCGGCTCCAACGCGTCGGACCCGGACGACCGGGCCGTGAGGGTGTCCAACTGGTCCGCAGCCATCCCCGCGCTCTCCTCGGGGTCGTCGAGGGCCGCCCCGGAGGTGAGTCGGAAAGAGCCGGAGAAGACCAATTCGCCCTCGGCCACGACATTGGCGACGCTACGCGTACTGCCCAAGTCGAGGAGCAGACAGGTGCCGCGCACTGCGGACGGAGCGGCGAACATGAGGGCGTTGTGGAGTGCGGTAGCCTCCGTATCCATCACCTCCGGAGGCCTCCCGGCCCTCTGGAACATCTGCATCCTCGAGGCGACGAGATCGCGCCGCG
The Gemmatimonadota bacterium genome window above contains:
- the pilM gene encoding pilus assembly protein PilM, whose amino-acid sequence is MRWLPARTPESTSAGIDVGGDRIRTVVVDHAGDEPEVVGVRLHDGFEGDEARGSALAETLKSLPGKPRLVAAVGGRGVTVARVVLTGGSRGRPEEIVRWEADSWVESELGETPEDYAFAVDLDDRDLVADPGRASAPVLAVAARRDLVASRMQMFQRAGRPPEVMDTEATALHNALMFAAPSAVRGTCLLLDLGSTRSVANVVAEGELVFSGSFRLTSGAALDDPEESAGMAADQLDTLTARSSGSDALEPGRIFVTGGVSRDVTFISALSESLLVECEALNPFRRARFAPELTCDFDLDSQAPQFGIALGLALRGV
- a CDS encoding PilN domain-containing protein, with protein sequence MIEVNLLEVETGGDPRGRAQVAEKWRVPWQTGLLALSILGSLTYTLLSLHTLSRRSSELGAALSRAVADSALAGPLDEGIDVNALRDSLARRAETLEAVYLGRDAWRRLLGEIVAAMPAGLWLTSIVSLAPASVPSQTRIEGVAHDYARITEFQDRLRQVPELASVAEESVDTDRSVSWLPSHRFSLVLHFRRPSPGGPPEADRPQAR